In Methanosarcina barkeri MS, a single window of DNA contains:
- a CDS encoding geranylgeranyl reductase family protein, which translates to MKKYDVIIIGAGPAGSYAAYMLAKSKIKVLVIDKYSFPRYKPCAGGLTAKAFNSFDFPISKEVKYSTNTVVTSYKNQIFHNISGNKILVKMVERKEFDDFLIKKAIDSGATFLDGMKVTEVTWENAEFCIKTDSEFFRCNYLIGADGTNSIVNRTFNIVERDLYGFAVEINCPVSKNNIGKFNMTFDFGTVPNGYLWIFPKDEYVCVGAYTTNKKMKNIQKYLIDYIEKLGLVPESENFKGHVIPHYGINYKQPDFPCILVGDAAGFGEYWTGEGIYYAVKSGTIAAEVISSSIKSGIFDHQALQRRYQKEIIQGLKLAYYIGKFFYGHLPLSFNLVMSYLPVSIMYESASRGLTFDQAFSKLPVVLSSLIQNKSHISNNKYHR; encoded by the coding sequence ATGAAAAAATATGATGTTATTATTATCGGAGCAGGTCCTGCAGGATCCTATGCAGCATATATGTTAGCGAAGTCTAAAATCAAAGTGCTTGTTATTGATAAATACTCTTTCCCACGCTACAAACCCTGTGCAGGAGGTTTAACTGCAAAAGCGTTTAATTCTTTTGATTTTCCGATTTCCAAAGAGGTAAAATACAGTACAAATACTGTTGTAACTTCATACAAAAACCAGATCTTTCACAATATTTCAGGTAATAAAATACTTGTTAAAATGGTTGAAAGAAAAGAATTCGATGACTTCCTTATTAAAAAGGCCATTGATTCGGGAGCAACGTTTCTTGATGGAATGAAAGTAACTGAAGTTACCTGGGAGAATGCAGAGTTTTGTATCAAAACAGATTCGGAGTTTTTCCGATGTAATTATTTGATAGGGGCTGACGGTACTAATAGTATTGTTAATAGAACATTTAACATTGTTGAAAGAGATCTTTATGGTTTTGCGGTGGAAATTAACTGCCCCGTAAGCAAGAATAATATTGGAAAATTTAATATGACTTTCGATTTCGGGACAGTTCCAAATGGTTATCTGTGGATTTTCCCTAAGGATGAATACGTTTGTGTTGGAGCCTATACAACAAATAAAAAAATGAAAAATATCCAGAAATATCTTATTGATTATATTGAAAAACTTGGACTTGTTCCTGAATCAGAAAATTTTAAAGGACATGTTATTCCTCATTATGGAATAAACTATAAGCAACCCGATTTTCCATGTATCCTGGTTGGAGATGCTGCAGGCTTTGGAGAGTACTGGACTGGGGAAGGTATTTATTATGCGGTAAAAAGTGGTACAATTGCTGCTGAGGTGATTTCTTCAAGTATAAAATCGGGAATTTTTGATCATCAAGCACTACAAAGAAGATATCAAAAAGAAATTATTCAAGGCTTGAAGTTAGCATATTACATAGGGAAATTTTTTTATGGTCATCTCCCTCTCTCATTTAATCTTGTGATGTCTTATTTACCTGTAAGTATTATGTACGAATCTGCTTCCAGAGGACTTACGTTTGATCAAGCTTTTTCGAAACTCCCTGTTGTATTGTCAAGTTTAATACAGAATAAATCCCATATTTCTAATAACAAGTATCACAGATAA